One Nerophis ophidion isolate RoL-2023_Sa linkage group LG23, RoL_Noph_v1.0, whole genome shotgun sequence genomic window carries:
- the LOC133541278 gene encoding ADP-ribosylation factor-binding protein GGA1-like isoform X1, with product MAAPPDTESLESRINRATNPLNRDTDWGSINAFCEQLNNDLEGPQLATRLLAHKIQSPQEWEAMQALLVLETCMKNCGKRFHNEVGKFRFLNELIKVVSPKYLGSRSPDPVKKKVLELIYSWTLGLPDESKISDAYQMLKKQGILKQDPQLPPDLLPSLPPPRPKNAIFEDEEKSKMLSRLLNSSHPEDLKAANKLIKEMVQEDQKRAEKVSKRVSAIQEVNESVSLLTQLLQDYDSTATSQSNFELLQDLYQRCEKMRPTLFRLASDTEDNDEALGELCQEILSPKQPEPWIFISVLLAHSTAEILQANDSLTHVINLYKQQVKGEVVNGNNALNTQKQTGGTALLDLSGLDTSPQSPPSFPEFPTPTDSLNATSQETGISLLDDELMSLGLSEGTHTSNPPSQPEDSTAWDSFQSSDSIDADIPAAPSLLLTPEAPSHSHPISPGSAPRGSALDELDLLGKTLLQQSLPPEGLQVKWDKQQSKPTLRDLQSKLGSNITPNPIPIFVSDHPPLPLHSEPSLGSTLLDVSPAHTEDSLADVFVPLESIKPSSLLPVTVFDGHSLRLLLHVARDPPPSRPDVLVVIISMLSSAPLPVTNIHFQILPQKSMVVKLQAPSGTQLPAFNPILPPAAVTQIMLLANPNKEKVELQYRLKFSIGEQEHCEEGSLPPPDTWGTL from the exons GTGCTGGAGACATGTATGAAAAATTGTGGGAAAAGGTTTCACAACGAAGTGGGCAAGTTCCGCTTTCTTAACGAACTTATCAAAGTAGTTTCTCCGAAG TACCTGGGCTCACGCTCACCAGACCCAGTGAAGAAGAAGGTCTTGGAGTTGATCTACAGCTGGACTTTGGGGTTACCAGACGAATCCAAGATCTCAGATGCCTACCAGATGCTCAAGAAACAAG GTATTCTCAAACAAGACCCACAGTTGCCCCCCGATTTACTACCCAGTCTTCCTCCACCCAGAcctaaaaatgccatttttgagGACGAAGAGAAGTCCAAA ATGTTGTCACGCCTGCTGAACAGCTCCCATCCTGAGGACTTGAAAGCCGCCAACAAACTCATCAAGGAAATGGTCCAGGAG GATCAGAAGCGAGCAGAGAAGGTGTCCAAGCGGGTCAGCGCCATTCAGGAGGTGAACGAGAGCGTCAGCCTGCTGACTCAGCTCCTGCAGGATTACGACAGCACCGCCACAAGTCAGAGCAACTTTGAGCTCCTTCAG GACCTTTACCAGCGCTGTGAAAAGATGAGACCCACACTGTTCAGATTGGCCAGTGATACGGAGGATAACGACGAGGCTTTAGGTGAGCTTTGCCAAGAAATACTTTCTCCAAAGCAGCCTGAACCGTGGATTTTTATTTCTGTTTTGTTGGCACATTCCACAGCGGAGATCCTGCAGGCCAATGACAGCCTGACTCATGTCatcaacctgtacaaacagcagGTGAAAGGGGAGGTGGTGAACGGCAACAATGcattaaacacacaaaaacagacaG GAGGAACTGCACTGCTGGACCTGTCGGGGTTGGACACGTCACCCCAGTCGCCCCCCTCCTTCCCAGAATTCCCTACTCCAACCGACAGCCTCAACGCGACCTCACAGGAAACGGGCATCTCTCTGCTGGACGACGAGCTCATGTCGCTTG GTCTAAGCGAAGGAACACACACCTCCAACCCTCCCTCGCAGCCGGAGGACTCCACCGCCTGGGATTCTTTCCAG TCATCTGACAGCATCGATGCAGACATCCCAGCAGCACCCAGTCTCCTCCTGACTCCAGAAGCACCCTCCCACTCCCATCCCATCTCCCCTGGCTCGGCCCCCAGAGGCTCGGCCCTCGATGAGCTCGACTTGTTGGGAAAGACGCTTTTGCAGCAGTCCCTTCCTCCAGAGGGCCTGCAGGTTAAATG GGACAAGCAGCAGTCCAAGCCAACTCTGCGAGATCTACAGAGCAAGTTGGGGTCCAACATCACCCCCAACCCCATCCCAATCTTTGTCTCGGACCATCCCCCACTACCCCTGCACTCAGAGCCCAGCCTTGGTTCTACCTTGTTGGACGTGTCCCCAGCTCACACGGAGGACTCCCTGGCAGATGTTTTTGTACCTCTAGAATCCATTAAGCCCA GTAGTCTGTTACCTGTCACCGTCTTTGACGGACACAGTCTTCGTCTTCTTCTCCACGTTGCACGCGACCCACCTCCCTCACGCCCCGACGTGCTGGTGGTCATCATCTCCATGCTGTCCTCTGCTCCTCTGCCCGTCACAAACATCCACTTCCAGATTCTGCCGCAAAAG TCAATGGTGGTGAAGTTGCAGGCACCTTCAGGAACACAACTTCCTGCCTTCAACCCCATCCTTCCTCCTGCGGCCGTCACACAGATCATGCTCCTGGCAAACCCAAATAAG GAGAAAGTGGAGCTGCAGTACAGATTAAAGTTCTCCATCGGTGAGCAGGAGCACTGCGAGGAAGGGAGTCTGCCACCTCCAGACACTTGGGGCACTCTATAG
- the LOC133541278 gene encoding ADP-ribosylation factor-binding protein GGA1-like isoform X3: protein MQALLVLETCMKNCGKRFHNEVGKFRFLNELIKVVSPKYLGSRSPDPVKKKVLELIYSWTLGLPDESKISDAYQMLKKQGILKQDPQLPPDLLPSLPPPRPKNAIFEDEEKSKMLSRLLNSSHPEDLKAANKLIKEMVQEDQKRAEKVSKRVSAIQEVNESVSLLTQLLQDYDSTATSQSNFELLQDLYQRCEKMRPTLFRLASDTEDNDEALAEILQANDSLTHVINLYKQQVKGEVVNGNNALNTQKQTGGTALLDLSGLDTSPQSPPSFPEFPTPTDSLNATSQETGISLLDDELMSLGLSEGTHTSNPPSQPEDSTAWDSFQSSDSIDADIPAAPSLLLTPEAPSHSHPISPGSAPRGSALDELDLLGKTLLQQSLPPEGLQVKWDKQQSKPTLRDLQSKLGSNITPNPIPIFVSDHPPLPLHSEPSLGSTLLDVSPAHTEDSLADVFVPLESIKPSSLLPVTVFDGHSLRLLLHVARDPPPSRPDVLVVIISMLSSAPLPVTNIHFQILPQKSMVVKLQAPSGTQLPAFNPILPPAAVTQIMLLANPNKEKVELQYRLKFSIGEQEHCEEGSLPPPDTWGTL from the exons GTGCTGGAGACATGTATGAAAAATTGTGGGAAAAGGTTTCACAACGAAGTGGGCAAGTTCCGCTTTCTTAACGAACTTATCAAAGTAGTTTCTCCGAAG TACCTGGGCTCACGCTCACCAGACCCAGTGAAGAAGAAGGTCTTGGAGTTGATCTACAGCTGGACTTTGGGGTTACCAGACGAATCCAAGATCTCAGATGCCTACCAGATGCTCAAGAAACAAG GTATTCTCAAACAAGACCCACAGTTGCCCCCCGATTTACTACCCAGTCTTCCTCCACCCAGAcctaaaaatgccatttttgagGACGAAGAGAAGTCCAAA ATGTTGTCACGCCTGCTGAACAGCTCCCATCCTGAGGACTTGAAAGCCGCCAACAAACTCATCAAGGAAATGGTCCAGGAG GATCAGAAGCGAGCAGAGAAGGTGTCCAAGCGGGTCAGCGCCATTCAGGAGGTGAACGAGAGCGTCAGCCTGCTGACTCAGCTCCTGCAGGATTACGACAGCACCGCCACAAGTCAGAGCAACTTTGAGCTCCTTCAG GACCTTTACCAGCGCTGTGAAAAGATGAGACCCACACTGTTCAGATTGGCCAGTGATACGGAGGATAACGACGAGGCTTTAG CGGAGATCCTGCAGGCCAATGACAGCCTGACTCATGTCatcaacctgtacaaacagcagGTGAAAGGGGAGGTGGTGAACGGCAACAATGcattaaacacacaaaaacagacaG GAGGAACTGCACTGCTGGACCTGTCGGGGTTGGACACGTCACCCCAGTCGCCCCCCTCCTTCCCAGAATTCCCTACTCCAACCGACAGCCTCAACGCGACCTCACAGGAAACGGGCATCTCTCTGCTGGACGACGAGCTCATGTCGCTTG GTCTAAGCGAAGGAACACACACCTCCAACCCTCCCTCGCAGCCGGAGGACTCCACCGCCTGGGATTCTTTCCAG TCATCTGACAGCATCGATGCAGACATCCCAGCAGCACCCAGTCTCCTCCTGACTCCAGAAGCACCCTCCCACTCCCATCCCATCTCCCCTGGCTCGGCCCCCAGAGGCTCGGCCCTCGATGAGCTCGACTTGTTGGGAAAGACGCTTTTGCAGCAGTCCCTTCCTCCAGAGGGCCTGCAGGTTAAATG GGACAAGCAGCAGTCCAAGCCAACTCTGCGAGATCTACAGAGCAAGTTGGGGTCCAACATCACCCCCAACCCCATCCCAATCTTTGTCTCGGACCATCCCCCACTACCCCTGCACTCAGAGCCCAGCCTTGGTTCTACCTTGTTGGACGTGTCCCCAGCTCACACGGAGGACTCCCTGGCAGATGTTTTTGTACCTCTAGAATCCATTAAGCCCA GTAGTCTGTTACCTGTCACCGTCTTTGACGGACACAGTCTTCGTCTTCTTCTCCACGTTGCACGCGACCCACCTCCCTCACGCCCCGACGTGCTGGTGGTCATCATCTCCATGCTGTCCTCTGCTCCTCTGCCCGTCACAAACATCCACTTCCAGATTCTGCCGCAAAAG TCAATGGTGGTGAAGTTGCAGGCACCTTCAGGAACACAACTTCCTGCCTTCAACCCCATCCTTCCTCCTGCGGCCGTCACACAGATCATGCTCCTGGCAAACCCAAATAAG GAGAAAGTGGAGCTGCAGTACAGATTAAAGTTCTCCATCGGTGAGCAGGAGCACTGCGAGGAAGGGAGTCTGCCACCTCCAGACACTTGGGGCACTCTATAG